Below is a genomic region from Brassica oleracea var. oleracea cultivar TO1000 chromosome C9, BOL, whole genome shotgun sequence.
ACCTTAAAATCTTGTGCCAATATATTATTTTTGTAGTACAAATAAGAATTAGCTTCTGTGCCACAGGCTCAAGAGTGGGCTGGGGCTTCTGGTGTTTTGACGGTGATGACTTTGGGCATGTAAAGTCCAGCTATCTCATTTTTTCCTTTCTTTTGTCAGCATGTAAGAAGGCTCTTGTTATATAATAATAACTGTAACAGGTTTTATGCTGCGTTTGCAAGGACAGCATTTAAAGGTGACAGCCAAAAAAGTTTGCATCACTTCTGGTATTTCTAAAGCTTATGGAATTGGAATTTTTCTGTTTAGCATAATACTATGGAAAAGGTGCAAGTCAGATTTTCTTGGTACATTGTGCAGGGAAATGGTCGCATATATTGCAAATACTTTGATTTTTATCCTCAGGTAAAGCTACAAGCATATATAGATTCATCTCATGCTTGGGCAACCCTAAGAAATAAGCTCATGGGTAGCAAAAAGCTATTTTACTCCACTCTATCTTTAGCCACTGCTACAGTATAAGTTGCTTCTCATTTTGTTTTGTAGTGGTGTTGTCATTGCTGAAGGCATTCTCGACAGCGATAAGATTGCCTACCAAGGTACCATTTAATGTTGAAAGTTTGCGGTATACTTTCTTTACTAAAGTGAATTCTGTTAGATTATATGAACGTAGTTTCTGTCTAAAATTTATCACGCCAATTATGTATAGAAGCTGAGTATCAAATCATTGCTCTTTTCCACCTGTTTTATTCTATTACCGTGAACAGACCTCTGTTTACATGGTATTTGATTCTCGACAGGTCAATTGTTTCTTTAGCATCAATTGGTGTAAAAAGAAAAAACACTTGCATCATTGGTTTGAGGAAAGCAATGTAGTATAATTGCCACTGTGCCAGGACTTAACAATGTGGTCTTTCACCAGTCGGTTGATTATTAAGTAGATGTGAGATTTAGTGTGCCAGGAACATGCCCGCGTAAGGTGCATTTAAGAACTCTCTATGACCCATGTTTTTTACAGGGAATTCATGGGGATTTCTTTTTCTACTATACTTTTACGTCCAAGTATCACGTTGTATTGTTGTTGGAGTTCTATACCCATTGCTATGTCGTGTTGGCTATGGGTTGGATTGGAAAGAAGGCATTATACTAGTATGGTCTGGTTTGAGGGGTGCAGTGGCGCTCTCACTTTCTTTATCTGTGAAGGTTAGTTTTCAAGAACATTGTCAATCTTGTTCTTGTGTCTCTTGAATTTATTTTGCCACATTGCTTCAGTCTTGAATTAACTTATTCTTAATCATTTGATTCAGCAATCAAGCGGAAATTCATTTCTCAGCAGGGAGACAGGAACATTGGTAAGTTCAGAAAATTGTCTGCAAGGTGTTATGCCTAAATGAATTATAGAAGACTTATCTTTTCGGTCTCTTGATATTCTCAGTTCTTTTGCAGTTTATTTTCTTCACAGGTGGAATTGTGTTTCTAACTCTGATAGTTAATGGTTCCACTACCCAATTTGCTCTGCGCCTTCTTCGAATGGACGGTTTACCAGCCACAAAGGTCATAATCTTTTCACAGACTTCATTTCCAACTTAAGTATGAAATGCTTAAACCCTTTTATTTATTCGAAATTCTCCTTTTTTTTTGTTGACAGCTACGAATCTTGGATTATACAAAGTATGAAATGCTGAATAAGGCCTTACAAGCGTTTGAAGATCTAGGAGACGATGAAGAGCTAGGACCTGCTGACTGGCCTACAGTTGAAAAATATATTTCAAGCTTAAAAGATTCAGAAGGGGAACAAGTTCATCCTCACAGTGGCTCTAAGACTGGAAATCTTGACAGTACGAGTTTAAAGGACATACGTATACGATTCTTAAATGGTAACTATCATGTCATTTTCGAACCAATTACACTATCCCATTAGTCAAATTATTTACCCTTAGTTCAATCATCAGGTGTTCAGGCAGCTTACTGGGAGATGCTTGATGAGGGAAGAATATCTGAAAGTACAGCTAATATATTGATGCGGTCAGTGGATGAGGCCTTGGATCGGGTTTCTACGGAGTCTTTATGTGACTGGAGAGGTCTAAAAGAGCATGTTAAGTTCCCCGGTTACTACAATTTTCTTCATTCTAAACTTATCCCAGGGAAGTTGGTCATATACTTTGCTGTTGAAAGACTCGAATCTGCATGCTACATTTCCGCTGCATTTCTTCGCGCACATACAATTGCGAGGCAGCAACTGTATGATTTTATAGGTATGTATGACTGGACCATCTTTGTTGATCTATCAGAGATATTGTTTGCAAGTACCCTACTTTTGTCTCTTAGTTATCTTTCTTCTTTATACAGGGGAGAGTAGTATCGGCTCAACTGTAATCAAGGAGAGTGAAACCGAAGGAGCAGAAGCTAAAGAGTTTTTGGAAAAAGTTCGATCTTCACTTCCTCAGGTTGATAGTCGTGTCACTTATTTATGGTGATTTATCTTTTTCGCGATGAACCACATATAATCTTTGATCAACTTGGTGTGTAGGTTCTCCGTGTTGTGAAAACGAAACAAGTAACATATTCAGTGCTGAATCATTTACTCGAATACATTCAAAACCTTGAGAAGATTGGCTTGTTGGAAGAAAAAGAAATCGCTCATCTTCATGATGCTGTCCAGGTACCAAATGAAAGAATCATATTCTTTCAACACATGGTCATGTCTCTTTTTTCTAATTTTACCTCTCTCTCTCTCTCTCTCTCTCTCTTTGCGCAGACTGGCTTGAAGAAGCTTTTGAGAAACCCTCCAATAGTAAAACTTCCAAAGTTAAGCGACCTGATCTCCTCACATCCGTTATCTGGTGCTCTTCCTGCTGCAATATGTGAACCTCTAAAACACTCGAAGAAAGAAACAATGAAGCTGCGTGGTGTGACGCTTTATAAAGAAGGTTCAAAGCCAACTGGAGTCTGGCTTATTTGTGACGGTATTGTTAAGGTAAACCCAAAACTTAGTCATAATATCGAAAGGTTCATGATCTCCTTCATCACTGAAAGTTATCATGATAAATCATATTACAGTGGAAAAGCAAAAGCTTAGGCAACAATCACTCGCTGCATCCAACTTTCTCTCATGGTAGTACATTGGGACTCTACGAAGTCCTCACTGGGAAGCCATACATGTGCGACATGGTTACAGATTCTGTGGTTCTTTGCTTCTTTATCAGTAGTGATAGAATACTAGCTTTTGTACATTCGGATTCTACCATTGAAGATTTCCTTTGGAAGGTACGTCTCTATATAAATCCATTAAAGAGAAACATCCTCTCGTGATTGTCAACTTCTTTCCTGTTTCTTCTTTCTCCAGGAAAGTGCATTGGTGCTTCTCAAACTCCTGCGTCCTCAGATATTTGAAAAAGTGGCAATGCATGAACTACGAGCCCTTGTTTCAGCTGAAAGCTCAAAACTGACAACATATGTATCTGGAGAATCAATCGACATCGATTACAACAGCGTCGGTTTGTTATTAGAAGGATTCATAAAACCAGTTGGTATCCAAGAAGAGCTTGTACCATCTCCTGCTGCATTGCTACCTTATAACGAGAATCAAAGCTTCCGTAACGCATCAGAAGCTTCAGGTAAACAAAAAGTCAACACAGAATACAAAGAAGAATCAAACCCTCTTATCAAAAACTGTGTGTTTGGTGTTTTGATCACAGGTATCATGAGAGTTAGTTTCTCAAGACAAGCAACACAATACAGTGTGGAGACAAGAGCAAGAGTAATCAGCTTCAACACTGGAGCATTTGGAGCTCATAGGACTCTACAACGAAAACCATCTTCGTTGTCATCGCAAATTGGGACAAGCTCCGAGCACCAGCTCCAGAGATCATCTAGTAAAGAACACAGAGGTCTCATGAGCTGGCCTGAAAGTATTTACAAAACTGAACAACAAGAAGAGATCAATAGAAAGGCGTTAAACTTATCTGAACAAGCAAGACAACTTAGCATTTTCGGCAGCAAGGTAAAAAAGATAACACACTTTGAGATGAGTTATGAGATTGTTAACTTCTCGACTAACAAGAAACGTTCTGAATCAGGTTAATCTGTTCACAAGGAGTGCAAGTTTCGGAGGGATCATCAACAACAAGCCACAAGATAACGTATTGTACAAGAAACATCCATTAGACGCAGCGAAATCAGAAAGCTCCATGGCTACCAGGGAGCAGGTTGAGACCAGGAAGTTTGTGTCTCAGCTTCCTGCACACGTAGCCTCAGCAGAGAGCAGCACAAGAAGGAAACCAATGGCGGAGTCGAGCGATGATGAAGAGGAAGGAATCATTGTGAGGATCGATTCTCCGAGCACAATCGTTTTCAGGAATGATATGTGAGGGCATTGAGATGTTTTGTAACATAATAAAAAAAGAAGAAAAATGTTAGCTTACAGAGTTATTGTGCAAAAGAATAAAAGGCAAAACAACAGACGCTGTTTTGATGAAGGTTTGCTAGAAACATTGACAAATCCACAGACAACGATCTTTTTGTATGCTCTTATATATTTCCATGTTATTTATTCAACATATCAAGGTTTTTTTTTTTCTGTCAACTAACAAATGGTGAGTAGATGGGGGAAGTAATGAAAGTCTAAAAGTTATGTTGGTTGAGAACTATATTTTAAAAAAATTAACGTATTTATATACCCATAAATTAGGTACTATAAAATTGTATTTATTTAAATTTATTCAAATTACCAATGATGAGATCATAATTAAAGAAAATTTGAAACCAAAAATAATCAGAGCAGCATGAAAGAAAAGGGTTTCAAAGGTAGCTTAATTAGAGATAAAAACAACAAAATATTAACTCATTAAACTTTATTAGCAAATCTTGTTCTTGTTAGTCTTCTTTGTCTCCACAACCTTCTTCCAATATGCCGTAACTTCCCTCGTCGTCTCCTCCTCCGTCTTCTTAACACATTTAGCTTTTCCATTAGCCATCTTGGCGTGAACCTTCGCCGGAAGTGTATCGAGCTCGCGAAGAACCTTCTCAAAGTCTGCGACCAATCTCTCAGCTAAGGTTCGAGAGAAATCTTCTCGAATCACCACTCGGATGACGGTGACGTGTTCTGCATCCGCGGGCATCGTGTAGGCCGGAACGATCCACCCGAAGCGGCGGAGAGTTTCGGCCACTTCGAACTCGTCGTGGCGGCTACTGTCTTTTAGAGAAAACGCCACCAAAGGAACACCGTTTTCTTTGGAGACAATGTTGAAACGTCCCGTTTTCTCTAATCCTTCTCTTAAGACCATCATGTTTTCGCGGCAATTATCCATCACGTTACGATATCCCTAAACCCACAAAAATTTATCAATCAATAGTATTACTTTACGAAGTTAAGCATGATAATATATTTTACTCAGTTATATGTAGTTTTCAGCAAGACCAGTACAACATTTTGGGGACTTTGAGACTACAAAAAGCTATATATTTTAAAAAAGTTTTACTAAATTTTCTCTTTTAAAAATTTAGAAATAATATTTTTGAACATTTTATAATATATACACAAAATATCTTAAAATTTCAACCTAATAGTTCAAAAAAAAAAAGTTGAAGAAGTTTTGGAGATTTTATCGGAAGAACATCGGATTAGACGCAGAATGGTCGCACCACTTGTTCCCTCCTAAACCAGCACTGTTCAGTCATTTTGAGTTACTAACCTCGAATCCAAGACGAATCAGCTGGTAGTACTGAGCAATCACTTGACTCGAACCTAGTTTATACAAGCATTAACAAATCATTAGTTATGCATACAATATATAATATGATTTTTATATAATATAGAAATGTTAGTGCAATATGCTACCTTTGGAGAAGTTGAGAGTGAAGGTGGGTTGATCAGCGCCAAGATAATTGATGTGGAAGATAAGTTCTTCAGGCAGATCAGAATTGGTTCTCCACACAACCCAACCGATTCCGGCATAAACCAAACCGTATTTGTGACCACTCACATTTATGCTCTTAACCAATGGTAACCGGAAGTCCCACTCCAGCTCCGGATACAAGAACGGTGCAATAAACCCACCACTCGCTGCATCCACGTGAATCCCCGTATCCCATCTGCGAATTAAAGAAAAAAATTTAAAAACCGGACGTGAACCGGTTAAAATCGATTAATTACTAGCTACATGTTAGTTTAATTACCCGGTTAGCTTGTTTTTCTCGACTAGGAGGTCGTTGAGGAGCTTAACGTCTTCGAACTCTCCGGTTAGCGTCGAACCTAGAATGGCTGCTACACAAATGGTGTTCTCGTCTACCATTTCGACTGCCTTTTCAGGGTCCATCACGTAGTATCCTTCTCTTAGCTTCACTTCCTTAAGCTCCACCTCGAAATACCTTGCGAATTTCTCCCAGCAAACCTATATTAAACCGGATATTAGTAAACCATAGACCTTAACCGGAAATATCATCTTTTGGTTTAATATTTCAATTCTCTGGTTGGTTTAGCTCTGTAATTTGCGAAAGAAAAAAAGAGAACTAAGACTCAATTAGAATTTTCTGGTTTGGGGTTTCAGCTTGCGGTTTAGATTTCTGTTTCAAGATAGAGAAATAAAGAGCTAAACCGGTTTAATCTTGTGCTTTGGTTTACCTGAACATTAGCTCCGGTTACGATATTGGGCTTATCATAAGGAAGCCCTTGGGCCTTACGCTTATTCTGCCACTGTCTCTTAAAAGCCAACCCGGCCAACATAATCGCCTCCGACGATCCCACGGTGCCAACACCAACCGCAGCCTCGCCGTCATCGAGCGGCGCGTTAAAGAGACGCGCAATCATGTTGACGCATCGGTTCTGAAGCTCGGTGGTGACAGGGTACTCGTCCATGTCAACGTAGTTCTTGTTGATGGATTCCATCATGAGCTTGTCACACTCTGGCTCCATCCACGTGGTTACGAAAGAGGCTAGGTTTAGCCTAGGGTTACCGTCGAGCATTAGCTCATCGTTGATGATCTGATACGCTGCTTCCTTAGGGATAGAGTTCTCAGGCATCTCGAATCTGATGATGATGAAAACATTAGGTTAAAAATATAAAAGCATATTAACGACGTGACAAGTCATGCAATGAAACGTTACTATTAGTTCCATGCAATATTTCATAGCTCATATTCTCACCGTGGGAGAGAGTTGCGGACGTAACGAGAAGCAAAAGTTGAATAGATTGAAACATCAGTTGTTTCAGAAGCTGTCTTAGACAAAACCATCTTCTTTCAATTCACTCGAATTGTCTATGCAAACTTTGAATGATATATGGGTTTGTAATGTTTATGTTTGTAGTTGAAGAATGTGTGGAATGAGAAGACGATAAACAAATGGTTTATATAGTGGAAGAGAATGGTTCGTTTCGTTTCGTTTTGCGACGTGAGAGGAAGCATCTATGGTCTTCGTTTATGGGCTCCTTTGTAACTTTTCTCCTACCGATGACTTTTCATTAATATTATAATATCAAAGACCAACGAATCATTGCTTTCAAAAACTGCATGAGTATTATAATTAAATAAAATAATAACAGTTGACCGTTAAACGAAACTTTAATCTAGTGATTTAGAGATTTCTACTATCATATTTCAATTGGTAAATCCTAAGCATTTTAAATGGTAAGAAAATGATATTTGACATGTCTTAACAATTAATTAGTCCATATCTCATGTTTTTTTCAGCATCAGATTTACGTTGTAGAAAAATTATATTTATGATAACGTACAAGTATAAAGTATAATTGATGGCAACGTGAAAGCTAAAATAAAAGTATGTATTTTGTCGACATCAAGGAAAATAAATTTGTTTATGTGTGGAATATAAACAAACATATTATTCTTATTTTTTGGCCAGCAAACAAACAATCCAGAGGCGAGAGGAAGGGCGTATTAAGCGACAAAATTAAGAATTGAAAATAGGCGTAGATCCAAAGATCATGAATAGGTTTTTTTTTTTTTTTTTGAGCAACACATCTGATTGAAGCGCAAGAATCTTACAGAGGCTGCTTTCGCTTTGACAAAAGACTTCTTGAACTGGATGGTGTGCAAGCAAATGTAAAGAATGCGTAGGAATTTGCTACTGTTAATGGGGCTTTTTCTCTTTCAGATGGTCTTAAGGCTTGTAGGAAGTCTTTAAGCAGTTTGAAGAAAATAGTGAATATGAATTCGAAAGATAGAATTACTCAAGCTCAGATTGCTCTGGAACAGGAACAGTCCGCTTTTCATCCTTCCATCCCTAGAATGCATTTTTTGAAGCGAGATTTGGCTAGGGCTTACAGAGATGAAGAGATGTTCTGGCTGCAAAAAAGTAAAGATAAGTGGCTAAAGTGAGGAGATAGAAACTCCACATTCTTCCATAACTCAGTTAAAGCCTCTCGGGCAAAAAATACCATTCATAAACTGTTGAATATGGAAGGAGTGGAAGTTTTCTCCGAAGCTGCTAAGGGTGAAGTGGTGGTGGATTTCTTTACCAACCTTTTCAGATCCTCCAACTCTGCACCTTTCACACAGTGGTTTAGTGATATGCAGCCTAGAGTAAACCTTCTGATGAATGAAGATATAACCCGCCCTGTTTCAAGGCTGGAGATTAAAGAAGCGGTTTTCTCAATAAACCCTGAAAAGGCTCCGGGGCCTGATGGTATGACAGGGCTATTTTCCAAAAAAATTGGGGAGTAATTGAAGACCAGGTGGTGAGAGAGGTTCAACGGTTTGTTGAAGAAGGCAGACTTCCTAAAGAATGGAATTATACCCATCTGTGTTTGATACCGAAAATTCCTGACCCGGAAGCCATTTCGAACTTAAGACCAATCAGTCTTTGCTCGGTGGCGTACAAGATAGTTTCCAAGATTTTGGTTTCAAGACTCCAACCGTGGCTTCATGATTTGGTCTCACCAA
It encodes:
- the LOC106318307 gene encoding sodium/hydrogen exchanger 7; translation: MSTVIDAAMPYRLLEEATGSSSEGESSPVDAVLFVGMSLVLGIASRHLLRGTRVPYTVALLVIGIALGSLEYGTHHNLGKLGHGIRIWNEINPELLLAVFLPALLFESAFSMEVHQIKRCIGQMVLLAGPGVLISTFCLASLVKLTFPYSWDWKTALLLGGLLSATDPVAVVALLKELGASKKLSTVIEGESLMNDGTAIVVFQLFLKMVMGNTSDWGSIITFLIRVALGAVGIGLAFGIVSVLWLKFIFNDTVIEITLTIAVSYFAYYTAQEWAGASGVLTVMTLGMFYAAFARTAFKGDSQKSLHHFWEMVAYIANTLIFILSGVVIAEGILDSDKIAYQGNSWGFLFLLYFYVQVSRCIVVGVLYPLLCRVGYGLDWKEGIILVWSGLRGAVALSLSLSVKQSSGNSFLSRETGTLFIFFTGGIVFLTLIVNGSTTQFALRLLRMDGLPATKLRILDYTKYEMLNKALQAFEDLGDDEELGPADWPTVEKYISSLKDSEGEQVHPHSGSKTGNLDSTSLKDIRIRFLNGVQAAYWEMLDEGRISESTANILMRSVDEALDRVSTESLCDWRGLKEHVKFPGYYNFLHSKLIPGKLVIYFAVERLESACYISAAFLRAHTIARQQLYDFIGESSIGSTVIKESETEGAEAKEFLEKVRSSLPQVLRVVKTKQVTYSVLNHLLEYIQNLEKIGLLEEKEIAHLHDAVQTGLKKLLRNPPIVKLPKLSDLISSHPLSGALPAAICEPLKHSKKETMKLRGVTLYKEGSKPTGVWLICDGIVKWKSKSLGNNHSLHPTFSHGSTLGLYEVLTGKPYMCDMVTDSVVLCFFISSDRILAFVHSDSTIEDFLWKESALVLLKLLRPQIFEKVAMHELRALVSAESSKLTTYVSGESIDIDYNSVGLLLEGFIKPVGIQEELVPSPAALLPYNENQSFRNASEASGIMRVSFSRQATQYSVETRARVISFNTGAFGAHRTLQRKPSSLSSQIGTSSEHQLQRSSSKEHRGLMSWPESIYKTEQQEEINRKALNLSEQARQLSIFGSKVNLFTRSASFGGIINNKPQDNVLYKKHPLDAAKSESSMATREQVETRKFVSQLPAHVASAESSTRRKPMAESSDDEEEGIIVRIDSPSTIVFRNDM
- the LOC106316688 gene encoding glutamate decarboxylase 4-like — translated: MVLSKTASETTDVSIYSTFASRYVRNSLPRFEMPENSIPKEAAYQIINDELMLDGNPRLNLASFVTTWMEPECDKLMMESINKNYVDMDEYPVTTELQNRCVNMIARLFNAPLDDGEAAVGVGTVGSSEAIMLAGLAFKRQWQNKRKAQGLPYDKPNIVTGANVQVCWEKFARYFEVELKEVKLREGYYVMDPEKAVEMVDENTICVAAILGSTLTGEFEDVKLLNDLLVEKNKLTGWDTGIHVDAASGGFIAPFLYPELEWDFRLPLVKSINVSGHKYGLVYAGIGWVVWRTNSDLPEELIFHINYLGADQPTFTLNFSKGSSQVIAQYYQLIRLGFEGYRNVMDNCRENMMVLREGLEKTGRFNIVSKENGVPLVAFSLKDSSRHDEFEVAETLRRFGWIVPAYTMPADAEHVTVIRVVIREDFSRTLAERLVADFEKVLRELDTLPAKVHAKMANGKAKCVKKTEEETTREVTAYWKKVVETKKTNKNKIC